From Pseudomonas sp. CCI4.2, one genomic window encodes:
- a CDS encoding methyl-accepting chemotaxis protein, with the protein MTTITEAASKTLRQQNSEIEQAATAVNEMSAAVEEVAQNATSTSEAARESTESARTGNLRVGDTLKAINTLTAQVEVTSEQIQGLAGQAQDISKVLSVIRAIAQQTNLLALNAAIEAARAGEQGRGFAVVADEVRALAHRTHTSTQEIEEMISAIQQQSVSAVTAMQLSADLAHETKQAADEAGRSLESITHSVRQIDDRNSQIATASEEQASVAREVDRNLTSIRDLAIQSDHGTRQTLHASNELSRLAVGLHQMVQRFRV; encoded by the coding sequence ATGACGACCATTACCGAAGCCGCCAGCAAAACCTTGCGCCAGCAAAACAGCGAGATTGAGCAAGCCGCCACCGCCGTTAACGAGATGAGTGCCGCGGTGGAAGAAGTGGCACAAAACGCAACGTCCACTTCTGAGGCTGCACGTGAGTCCACCGAGTCCGCCAGGACAGGAAACCTGCGCGTTGGTGATACCTTAAAGGCTATCAACACCCTGACGGCTCAAGTTGAAGTCACCTCGGAACAGATCCAAGGCCTGGCCGGTCAGGCGCAAGACATCAGCAAAGTGCTGAGTGTGATTCGTGCGATAGCCCAACAAACCAACCTGCTGGCGCTAAACGCCGCGATCGAAGCAGCACGTGCAGGCGAACAAGGACGAGGCTTTGCCGTGGTCGCCGATGAGGTCCGTGCACTGGCGCACCGCACGCACACCTCAACCCAGGAAATCGAAGAAATGATTTCTGCCATTCAGCAGCAAAGTGTTTCTGCGGTCACCGCCATGCAACTCAGCGCGGACTTGGCCCATGAGACCAAACAGGCTGCTGACGAAGCCGGGCGCTCACTGGAATCCATCACCCACTCAGTGCGCCAAATCGATGACCGTAATTCGCAAATCGCCACGGCGTCCGAAGAGCAAGCCAGCGTCGCCCGCGAGGTGGACCGCAACTTAACCAGTATCCGCGACCTGGCCATCCAGAGTGATCACGGCACCCGCCAGACCCTCCATGCCAGTAACGAGCTGTCGCGCCTCGCGGTGGGGCTCCACCAAATGGTCCAGCGCTTCAGAGTCTGA
- a CDS encoding acyltransferase family protein, with protein MRDDDDGAKTTKPTRICGYRPDIDGLRAIAVVLVALYHAKFPVWGGFVGVDVFYVISGYLITSIIHPEISAGTFKFRSFYERRIKRLLPAYLFLLFWLFLYCSHFLFADELISFAKSAIYSLIGLSNVYFLFGTGYFGSAGYEPLLHTWSISVEEQFYVFWPIILIVLFKLRRRVSPTWIIAGIFLLSLGLSEVFSHHHRNAAYLLLPFRFFELLIGSYLSIASDKIARYIRYPTLYSVVGLGLIIASAFMLNEGSGFPGIDALPVCLGAALIIACAMGPQPGIVNRWLSLAPVTYVGKISYSLYLWHWPVLILAEYRGIALTPLNSTLLLAGAFAASCVSYHWVEKPFRAIKSGQFQKVFLSLYLVPSAAIVVVALLMVRFDGFRSEADMAVAELQEQNTSHVMRSNCMEAAKIGNIEECHLGANKKSIDGVLIGDSFANAYAPFINALAADAGLMIHDTTMSSMPSIPGVFVMDIQSQLSPEAEAAILKYSTDRFEFAKKQRIAILSNFWNAYDHQNPRYSIHNTQLEDLTEKMDQYYFNAVGELLAAGVKVVIVAQPFAEVGRVKVNELRLMKLHHLDLQAIRFKPAETHSQRIEYKIKAKYPAVVLIDPNDELCAPECSPMVSGNIIFTTDGTHLNSIAAAALGGQYIKDLGNPLKNL; from the coding sequence ATGCGCGACGACGACGACGGGGCAAAAACCACCAAGCCAACCCGGATCTGCGGCTACCGACCGGATATTGATGGCCTTCGTGCTATTGCAGTGGTGCTTGTCGCGCTGTATCACGCCAAGTTCCCGGTGTGGGGCGGGTTCGTTGGGGTGGATGTGTTTTACGTTATTTCCGGCTACTTGATCACCTCAATCATTCACCCGGAAATTAGCGCTGGCACCTTTAAATTTCGTTCCTTTTACGAACGACGAATCAAGCGGCTATTGCCCGCTTATTTATTTCTGTTGTTTTGGTTATTTTTATATTGCAGTCACTTTCTGTTTGCCGATGAGCTGATTTCGTTTGCGAAAAGCGCCATTTATTCGTTGATCGGACTCAGCAATGTGTATTTTCTGTTTGGCACCGGTTATTTCGGCTCGGCCGGTTATGAACCGTTGCTGCACACGTGGTCGATTTCGGTGGAAGAACAGTTCTATGTGTTCTGGCCGATCATCCTTATTGTCTTGTTCAAACTCAGGCGCCGGGTTTCGCCGACGTGGATTATTGCGGGAATTTTCCTGCTGTCGTTGGGGCTGTCAGAGGTGTTCTCGCACCATCACCGAAATGCGGCCTATTTGTTACTGCCGTTTCGGTTCTTTGAATTATTGATTGGCAGCTACCTGTCCATCGCATCCGACAAAATCGCTCGGTACATCCGTTACCCAACGCTGTACTCGGTGGTCGGGTTGGGATTGATCATCGCCAGCGCGTTCATGCTGAACGAGGGTTCGGGCTTTCCGGGAATTGATGCGTTGCCGGTGTGTTTGGGCGCGGCGTTGATCATTGCTTGCGCAATGGGGCCCCAGCCGGGAATCGTCAATCGATGGCTAAGCCTGGCGCCTGTGACCTATGTCGGCAAGATTTCTTACTCGTTGTACTTGTGGCATTGGCCCGTATTAATCCTCGCCGAATACCGTGGCATTGCGCTGACGCCATTGAATTCGACGCTGCTTCTGGCGGGCGCTTTTGCGGCGTCCTGTGTGAGTTATCACTGGGTCGAAAAACCGTTCAGGGCCATTAAGTCGGGGCAGTTTCAGAAAGTGTTCTTATCCCTTTATCTAGTGCCATCGGCGGCCATTGTCGTGGTCGCATTGCTCATGGTTAGGTTTGACGGTTTCCGTTCAGAGGCTGACATGGCGGTGGCGGAACTCCAGGAACAGAACACATCTCACGTCATGCGCAGCAACTGCATGGAGGCCGCGAAAATTGGCAATATTGAGGAATGCCATTTGGGCGCCAATAAAAAGTCCATTGATGGGGTGTTGATCGGCGACTCATTTGCCAACGCCTATGCGCCCTTCATTAACGCCCTGGCTGCCGATGCGGGCTTGATGATTCACGACACGACGATGAGTTCGATGCCCTCTATTCCTGGGGTATTTGTCATGGACATTCAAAGCCAACTGTCTCCGGAAGCGGAGGCGGCGATCCTCAAATACTCCACGGACAGGTTCGAGTTCGCCAAGAAGCAACGGATTGCCATTCTGTCGAACTTCTGGAACGCCTATGACCATCAAAACCCGCGTTACAGCATCCATAACACTCAACTTGAAGACCTGACCGAAAAAATGGATCAGTACTATTTCAATGCGGTGGGTGAATTGCTGGCGGCCGGGGTGAAAGTGGTGATCGTTGCCCAGCCGTTTGCCGAAGTCGGGCGGGTTAAAGTCAATGAACTGCGGCTGATGAAGCTTCATCATCTGGACCTGCAAGCCATCAGATTCAAGCCCGCCGAAACCCATTCTCAGCGCATCGAATACAAGATCAAAGCCAAGTACCCCGCCGTGGTGCTGATCGACCCTAACGACGAACTCTGCGCCCCTGAGTGCAGCCCTATGGTCAGCGGAAATATCATTTTCACCACCGACGGCACGCACCTTAACTCCATCGCCGCTGCTGCGTTGGGTGGTCAGTACATCAAGGACTTGGGCAATCCGCTGAAGAACCTGTGA
- a CDS encoding ATPase produces the protein METYMKIRIAALLALVVVLAGCATGAAQSYDNKDGVFRAATQASGVALKHTQSVGVVFSENTVTNLAYLKRYHAVAQNSQQLDEEIQRAFVSSSDPALAIDWLTTSLQAQFASVNFYDNLDALMAARPDVIVLLDTSNVLVTPRSPDVQASIVAEFFDAQLNYIGKAEGHAGKDLSPVWALRKSAPEVAAEINGQRVVQVDALEQFDASLYTLLNAKS, from the coding sequence TTGGAGACGTACATGAAGATTCGAATTGCAGCGTTGCTTGCCCTTGTGGTCGTGTTGGCCGGTTGTGCTACCGGTGCTGCTCAGTCCTACGACAATAAGGACGGCGTGTTCAGAGCGGCGACCCAAGCTTCGGGCGTTGCGTTGAAACACACCCAATCGGTTGGCGTTGTCTTCAGTGAAAACACTGTGACTAATCTGGCTTACCTTAAGCGTTACCATGCGGTCGCCCAAAACAGTCAACAACTCGATGAAGAAATACAACGAGCGTTTGTCTCCAGTTCTGACCCCGCGTTGGCCATCGACTGGTTGACGACCTCACTGCAGGCCCAGTTCGCGTCGGTTAATTTCTACGACAACCTGGATGCGCTGATGGCCGCCAGGCCTGATGTCATCGTGTTACTCGACACCAGCAACGTGCTCGTGACACCCCGCAGCCCCGACGTACAGGCCAGTATTGTTGCCGAGTTCTTTGATGCTCAACTGAACTACATCGGTAAAGCCGAAGGCCACGCCGGCAAAGACCTCTCGCCCGTGTGGGCGCTTAGAAAGTCTGCACCTGAAGTGGCGGCCGAGATCAATGGGCAACGCGTCGTACAGGTCGACGCGCTAGAACAATTCGACGCTTCGCTTTACACCTTGCTTAACGCCAAATCGTAA
- a CDS encoding acetyl-CoA carboxylase family protein, producing the protein MNPDAMRCLLIANRGEIAIRIARAAAEMGIRSVAVYAEDDATSLHCQKADVAVALNGRGAAAYLDQQQLIDLALANGCDALHPGYGFLSENPAFARLCLEAGICFVGPTPDTLALFGDKTQARALAQRCGVPLAQGSNRATTLKEAEAFLAHGPIMLKALVGGGGRGMRVVHQPGELAQAFERCQSEARSAFGSDALYVERLIENARHIEVQVLGDGERVVHLWERDCSLQRRQQKVIEIAPSPGLDPLLRQRILDAALTLASATHYRGVGTFEFLVDDATGEFVFMEANPRIQVEHTITEAITGVDLVQTQLQIAMGATLLELGLTEPVTPRGVAIQLRINLESMQADGSVRASGGVIRVYEPPTGQGIRVDGYGYCGYTSNPGYDSLLAKLIVHGDDYTVALRRAYRAVCEFRLEGVASNIGFLQNLLRRPELASNRLDTRFIERHIGELLNTSASEHRTLFFSSRALPDAPLHTQMTAPAGCLSLSTPSQGVLVCFEVAVGDAIAVGEPIAVLEAMKMEFVVKASHSGIVHTLVIAPGDSVFEGTALLFIEPADVDPGAVFTEESLDLDHLRADLAEVLERHALTGDARRPEAVARRRKTGQRTARENLDHLIDADSFIEYGTLALAAQRRRRSVEDLIQQSPADGLIAGIGTVNAQQFGNEAARCMVIAYDYTVFAGTQGVINHKKTDRMLNLAEQWRLPLILFAEGGGGRPGDTDFVGVAGLDCHTFVGMAKLSGLVPLIGVVSGRCFAGNAALLGCCNVIIATRNASIGMAGPAMIEGGGLGSFRAEDVGPTSVQAPNGVIDVLVEDEAEAVEVAQRYLSYFQGTLSQWACADQRALRQLIPENRLRAYDIRGLIETLADSGSVLELRHQFAPGMLTALIRIEGRAFGLLANNPMHLGGAIDAQSGDKAARFMQLCEAFDLPMVSLCDTPGFMVGPDAEKQATVRHVSRMFVTAASLTVPFFTVVLRKGYGLGAQAMAAGSFHSPLFTLAWPSAEFGAMGLEGAVRLGFAKELAALENLEERQQLFDKMVAKAYQNGKAINMASFLEIDAVIDPQETRRWLTRGVNAVPGKPAAPIDKKRGFVDTW; encoded by the coding sequence ATGAACCCAGACGCCATGCGTTGCCTGTTGATCGCCAATCGCGGCGAGATCGCCATTCGTATTGCCCGCGCGGCTGCCGAGATGGGTATCCGCAGCGTCGCGGTATACGCTGAAGATGACGCAACGTCGCTGCACTGCCAAAAAGCCGATGTCGCCGTTGCGCTCAACGGCCGTGGTGCAGCAGCCTATTTGGATCAACAGCAATTGATCGACCTTGCGCTGGCCAATGGCTGCGACGCGCTGCACCCCGGCTATGGGTTCCTTAGTGAAAACCCTGCGTTCGCCCGCCTGTGCCTTGAGGCGGGCATCTGCTTTGTCGGGCCCACGCCCGACACCCTGGCACTGTTCGGCGACAAAACCCAAGCCCGCGCCCTGGCCCAACGCTGCGGCGTGCCGCTGGCCCAAGGCAGTAACCGCGCCACCACACTGAAAGAAGCTGAAGCGTTTCTCGCCCACGGCCCGATCATGCTTAAAGCCTTGGTCGGCGGTGGAGGTAGGGGCATGCGCGTGGTGCATCAGCCCGGCGAATTGGCCCAAGCCTTCGAGCGCTGCCAATCCGAAGCGCGCTCGGCCTTCGGCAGCGATGCGCTGTACGTCGAACGCCTGATCGAAAACGCCCGGCATATTGAAGTTCAGGTACTGGGCGATGGTGAGCGCGTGGTTCACCTGTGGGAGCGCGATTGCTCGCTTCAGCGGCGCCAGCAAAAGGTCATCGAGATTGCCCCGAGCCCCGGCCTTGATCCTCTGCTGCGTCAACGTATTCTCGACGCAGCCTTGACCTTGGCCAGTGCCACGCACTATCGCGGAGTCGGTACGTTCGAATTTCTGGTGGACGACGCCACCGGCGAGTTTGTATTCATGGAAGCCAACCCACGTATTCAGGTCGAGCACACCATCACCGAAGCCATTACCGGTGTCGACTTGGTGCAAACGCAACTGCAAATAGCCATGGGCGCCACGCTGCTTGAGCTGGGTTTAACCGAGCCGGTCACACCGCGCGGCGTCGCCATCCAGCTGCGGATCAACCTGGAAAGCATGCAAGCAGATGGCAGCGTTCGCGCCAGCGGTGGGGTTATCAGGGTGTACGAACCGCCCACCGGCCAAGGCATTCGGGTCGATGGCTACGGCTATTGCGGTTATACGAGCAACCCCGGTTACGACTCATTGCTGGCCAAACTGATCGTCCACGGCGATGACTATACCGTTGCCCTGCGTCGCGCCTACCGAGCCGTGTGTGAGTTCCGTCTGGAAGGCGTGGCCAGCAATATCGGTTTTCTGCAAAACCTGCTGCGTCGACCCGAACTGGCGAGTAATCGCCTTGATACGCGCTTTATCGAGCGGCACATCGGTGAACTGCTGAACACCTCGGCCTCAGAGCATCGCACGCTGTTCTTCAGCAGTCGTGCCCTGCCCGACGCCCCACTGCACACGCAAATGACGGCGCCCGCCGGTTGCCTGTCGTTGAGTACGCCGAGCCAAGGCGTATTGGTCTGTTTTGAAGTGGCGGTGGGCGATGCCATTGCCGTCGGCGAACCCATCGCCGTTCTCGAAGCCATGAAAATGGAGTTCGTGGTCAAGGCCAGCCACAGCGGCATTGTCCATACCCTGGTCATCGCGCCGGGCGACAGCGTCTTCGAAGGCACCGCGCTGCTGTTCATCGAGCCGGCCGATGTCGACCCCGGCGCCGTCTTCACCGAAGAAAGCCTCGACCTCGATCACCTGCGCGCCGATTTGGCCGAAGTGCTCGAACGCCACGCCCTTACCGGCGACGCCCGCCGCCCCGAAGCCGTGGCCCGGCGCCGCAAGACCGGGCAGCGCACCGCCCGCGAAAACCTCGACCATTTAATCGATGCCGACAGCTTCATTGAATACGGCACCCTTGCGCTGGCCGCCCAACGCCGCCGTCGCTCAGTTGAAGACTTGATTCAGCAAAGCCCGGCAGACGGCCTGATCGCCGGAATCGGCACGGTCAACGCGCAGCAGTTTGGCAACGAAGCCGCACGCTGCATGGTCATCGCTTACGACTACACGGTGTTCGCCGGCACTCAAGGGGTGATAAATCACAAAAAAACCGACCGCATGCTCAACCTCGCCGAACAGTGGCGATTGCCGTTGATACTGTTTGCCGAAGGTGGCGGCGGACGACCGGGAGATACCGATTTCGTTGGCGTGGCCGGGCTCGATTGCCACACCTTCGTCGGCATGGCCAAGCTCTCCGGTTTGGTGCCGCTGATTGGCGTGGTCTCCGGTCGTTGCTTTGCCGGTAATGCCGCGCTGCTGGGCTGCTGCAACGTGATCATCGCCACCCGTAACGCCAGCATTGGCATGGCCGGGCCGGCGATGATCGAGGGCGGTGGGCTTGGCAGCTTCCGCGCTGAAGACGTCGGCCCGACCTCCGTGCAAGCGCCCAACGGGGTGATCGACGTGTTGGTGGAAGACGAGGCTGAAGCGGTTGAGGTTGCCCAACGTTACCTGTCGTATTTCCAGGGCACGTTGAGCCAATGGGCATGCGCCGACCAACGCGCGTTGCGACAACTGATCCCGGAAAACCGCCTGCGCGCCTACGACATTCGCGGGCTGATCGAGACCTTGGCCGACAGCGGCTCAGTGCTTGAACTTCGGCATCAATTCGCGCCGGGAATGCTCACGGCGTTGATCCGTATCGAAGGTCGAGCATTCGGGTTGCTGGCCAACAACCCCATGCACTTGGGTGGCGCTATCGACGCGCAATCCGGGGACAAGGCCGCGCGCTTCATGCAGCTTTGCGAAGCGTTCGACCTGCCGATGGTTTCACTGTGTGACACCCCCGGTTTCATGGTCGGCCCAGATGCAGAAAAACAGGCCACGGTGCGCCACGTTTCGCGCATGTTCGTCACCGCCGCGAGCCTGACGGTGCCGTTTTTCACCGTTGTCCTGCGCAAGGGTTACGGCCTCGGCGCCCAAGCCATGGCGGCCGGCAGTTTTCATTCGCCCCTGTTCACCCTCGCGTGGCCCAGCGCTGAATTCGGCGCCATGGGCCTCGAAGGCGCGGTGCGGCTGGGCTTTGCTAAAGAACTGGCCGCGCTGGAAAACCTCGAAGAACGCCAGCAACTGTTCGACAAGATGGTCGCCAAGGCCTACCAGAACGGCAAGGCGATCAACATGGCCAGCTTCTTGGAAATCGATGCCGTGATCGACCCCCAAGAAACCCGCCGCTGGCTCACACGCGGGGTCAACGCAGTGCCGGGTAAACCAGCGGCACCCATCGATAAAAAACGCGGGTTTGTGGACACTTGGTGA
- a CDS encoding cytochrome c oxidase subunit 3, whose amino-acid sequence MNRSDAQPHPDEPFVSWKQQREAAQLGMWLFLASEVMMFGSLIMVAWFYRFEHPDGVGEAVSELHYLLAGGNTALLLTSSVCMSLALEAAGRLQLEKLRRYLLLSAALGLGFLGCKLLEYSLEFHEGLLPGFGLNSPLKLPSARLFMNLYFFATFLHGIHVLVAVGLALHLFVGLKRRWLELPQASVRIEMTTLYWHLVDAIWVLLYPSLYLIGR is encoded by the coding sequence GTGAACCGCTCTGACGCGCAACCGCATCCGGACGAGCCCTTCGTCAGCTGGAAACAGCAACGCGAAGCCGCACAACTGGGCATGTGGTTGTTCCTTGCCAGCGAAGTCATGATGTTTGGCAGCTTGATCATGGTCGCCTGGTTTTATCGGTTCGAGCATCCAGACGGCGTGGGCGAAGCGGTGTCCGAACTGCACTACTTATTAGCCGGTGGCAATACTGCGCTGCTGTTGACCAGCAGTGTGTGCATGAGCCTGGCATTGGAAGCGGCGGGGCGCTTGCAACTGGAAAAACTGCGGCGTTACCTGTTGCTATCGGCGGCGCTTGGACTGGGGTTTCTGGGGTGCAAGCTGCTTGAATACAGCCTTGAATTTCACGAAGGACTGCTGCCGGGATTTGGTCTGAATTCGCCACTGAAACTGCCGTCGGCGCGGTTGTTCATGAACCTGTATTTCTTTGCGACGTTCCTGCACGGCATTCACGTATTGGTGGCGGTAGGTCTGGCGCTGCATCTTTTTGTCGGGCTGAAACGTCGCTGGCTAGAATTGCCCCAGGCCAGCGTGCGCATCGAAATGACCACCTTGTATTGGCACTTGGTGGATGCGATCTGGGTGCTGCTGTACCCGTCCCTTTACCTGATCGGGCGCTGA
- a CDS encoding cytochrome c oxidase subunit I, whose amino-acid sequence MNPSSGVAPVSYLNEKQGLLSWFLTVDHKRIAVLYMIAVTFFFFVGGMAASLIRIELITPDGDLLSSDGYNRAFTLHGVIMVWFFLIPSIPSVFGNFLIPIMIGARDMAFPRLNLLSWYLLVGGGLFTLLALLLGGVDTGWTFYTPLSTMFSNGHVVSVICGVFVAGFSSIFTGINIIATVHTLRAPGMTWMRLPLFVWSMYATSIILVLATPVLAVTLLLLAAEHLFGIGVFDPRLGGDPLLFQHLFWFYSHPAVYIMILPAMGVVTELITASGHKRIFGYSFVAWSSVAIAVIGFLVWGHHMFVSGQSMYASLFFSLMSFLVSIPSAIKAYNWTATLYKSDLTLHAPFLFALTFIGLFLIGGVTGLFLALLAADLHVHDTYFVVAHFHYIMVGAAVAGYFGALHFWWPKITGRMYSALWGKITAVMIFCGFNLTFFPQFLLGYLGMPRRYHSYPAEFQFLNVLSSAGASILAIAYVLPFFYLLASLRYGDRAPMNPWGAAGLEWRIASPPPTHNFSGPVTVDFEAYDYSPEASREPL is encoded by the coding sequence ATGAACCCGTCCAGCGGCGTCGCACCGGTGAGTTATCTGAATGAAAAACAGGGCTTGTTGTCCTGGTTTTTGACCGTGGATCACAAGCGCATCGCGGTGTTGTACATGATTGCCGTGACCTTCTTTTTCTTCGTCGGTGGGATGGCCGCGAGCCTGATCCGCATCGAGCTGATTACCCCCGACGGCGACTTGTTGAGTTCCGATGGCTACAACCGCGCGTTTACCTTGCACGGGGTGATCATGGTCTGGTTTTTTCTGATTCCCTCGATCCCCAGCGTGTTCGGCAATTTTCTGATACCGATCATGATCGGCGCACGGGACATGGCCTTTCCGCGACTCAATCTGCTGAGCTGGTACCTGCTGGTCGGCGGCGGATTATTCACCTTGCTCGCGCTGCTGCTGGGCGGGGTCGACACTGGCTGGACCTTCTACACGCCGCTGTCGACGATGTTCAGCAATGGGCACGTGGTGTCGGTGATCTGTGGGGTGTTTGTCGCCGGTTTTTCGTCGATTTTCACCGGGATCAACATCATTGCCACCGTGCACACGTTGCGCGCGCCGGGCATGACCTGGATGCGTTTGCCGTTGTTCGTATGGTCGATGTACGCGACCTCGATCATCCTGGTATTGGCCACCCCGGTGCTGGCCGTGACCTTGCTGTTGTTGGCCGCTGAGCATCTGTTTGGAATTGGGGTGTTTGATCCTCGGTTGGGCGGCGATCCACTGCTGTTTCAGCACCTGTTCTGGTTCTACAGTCACCCTGCGGTGTACATCATGATCCTGCCGGCCATGGGTGTGGTCACTGAGTTGATCACCGCGTCCGGGCACAAGCGGATTTTCGGTTATAGCTTCGTGGCTTGGTCCAGTGTCGCGATTGCGGTGATTGGTTTTCTGGTATGGGGTCATCACATGTTCGTCTCCGGACAGTCGATGTACGCCAGTTTGTTTTTTTCATTAATGAGTTTTTTGGTGTCGATCCCGTCAGCGATCAAGGCCTATAACTGGACTGCGACCCTGTACAAAAGCGACCTGACGCTGCATGCGCCTTTTTTGTTCGCGCTGACCTTCATCGGGCTGTTTTTGATCGGTGGCGTGACCGGGTTGTTTCTAGCCTTGTTGGCGGCAGACCTGCACGTGCACGACACCTATTTTGTGGTCGCGCATTTTCACTACATCATGGTCGGCGCAGCGGTGGCGGGGTACTTCGGAGCGTTGCACTTCTGGTGGCCGAAAATCACCGGGCGGATGTACTCCGCGCTGTGGGGCAAGATCACCGCCGTGATGATTTTTTGCGGTTTCAATCTGACGTTTTTTCCGCAATTTCTACTGGGTTACTTGGGCATGCCCCGGCGCTACCACAGCTACCCGGCGGAATTTCAATTCCTCAATGTGTTGTCCTCGGCGGGCGCTTCTATCCTGGCGATCGCTTACGTGTTGCCGTTCTTCTACCTGTTAGCGTCGTTGCGTTATGGCGACCGGGCGCCGATGAACCCCTGGGGAGCGGCGGGGCTGGAATGGCGCATTGCGTCACCGCCGCCGACGCATAACTTCAGTGGTCCGGTGACCGTGGATTTCGAGGCGTATGACTATTCGCCGGAGGCGTCCCGTGAACCGCTCTGA
- the coxB gene encoding cytochrome c oxidase subunit II — protein sequence MINDHFMRLWPEQASLYAGQVDRLVIAFTVMMAFFVLPVLVALWVFIYRYRRGRPADRDHRPEGNLRIEMAWIILPFIGSMVVFGWSAYLFFQARTPPAGALEVQVTAKQWMWKFQHGGGQREINTLHVPARRPVKLTMISEDVIHSLFFPSLRIKQDVLPGRYTMLWFEAQHSGTYDVYCAQFCGADHASMLARLVVLDPADYQNWLQSSGGHEDLAAQGKALFRQFGCSGCHASQSNPPIAPPLEGLFGRQVALSDGSHVLADEGYVRDSILLPQKQVVAGYAPIMPTYSNLLDEDAIQRLVAYVRSLADLAPQEAK from the coding sequence ATGATTAACGATCATTTCATGCGCCTGTGGCCGGAGCAGGCTTCGCTGTACGCCGGGCAGGTGGACCGGTTGGTGATCGCCTTTACCGTGATGATGGCGTTCTTCGTGCTGCCGGTACTGGTGGCGCTGTGGGTGTTTATCTATCGCTACCGCCGGGGCCGGCCAGCGGATCGCGATCATCGACCTGAAGGCAATCTGCGCATCGAAATGGCCTGGATCATCCTGCCGTTCATCGGTTCGATGGTGGTGTTTGGTTGGTCCGCGTACCTGTTTTTTCAGGCCCGCACGCCACCCGCCGGCGCACTGGAAGTGCAGGTGACGGCCAAGCAGTGGATGTGGAAATTTCAGCACGGAGGCGGTCAGCGCGAGATCAATACCTTGCACGTCCCGGCGCGGCGTCCCGTCAAGTTGACGATGATTTCCGAGGACGTGATCCATAGCCTGTTCTTCCCCAGCCTGCGGATCAAACAGGACGTGCTGCCCGGTCGCTACACCATGCTCTGGTTCGAGGCGCAGCACAGCGGAACCTACGACGTGTACTGCGCGCAGTTTTGCGGCGCCGATCACGCTTCAATGTTGGCGCGGCTGGTGGTGCTCGATCCGGCTGATTATCAGAACTGGCTCCAGAGCAGCGGTGGCCATGAGGACCTGGCGGCCCAGGGCAAGGCGTTATTTCGTCAGTTTGGTTGCAGCGGCTGCCACGCCAGTCAGAGCAATCCGCCAATTGCGCCACCGCTGGAAGGGCTGTTCGGCCGCCAAGTGGCGTTGAGCGATGGCAGCCATGTGCTGGCCGACGAAGGTTATGTGCGCGACAGTATTTTATTGCCGCAGAAACAGGTGGTGGCCGGCTACGCGCCGATCATGCCGACCTATTCAAACTTGCTCGATGAAGACGCTATCCAGCGCCTTGTGGCCTACGTCCGCTCCCTCGCCGATCTCGCGCCTCAGGAGGCCAAATGA
- a CDS encoding SCO family protein — MVLELRFFRGLLIGVLIACGPCLAFGDTPFDPFAAAGIDIRQVGAALPRDLAFIDQQGRSVRVGDLLDKRPLLLVPVYFRCPNVCGAALSNLFSQLANVPYTLGADYQVIAFSFDPREHDDAAREELAKLVSHWPKLAHDPALHLLTGTADNSAALARALGFGFRFDDVQQQYAHSSAVAAITGDGRLSRWLYGLGYQASDVRLALTEAGQGRLGAVTEQLLLLCYHYDPSSGLYSSRIIFLLQIAGSGLVLVMGLFIGGSLLGERKRRRLQPEARPND; from the coding sequence ATGGTCCTTGAACTGCGCTTTTTTCGCGGGCTATTGATCGGGGTGTTGATTGCCTGCGGCCCGTGTCTGGCGTTTGGCGACACGCCGTTCGACCCGTTCGCCGCCGCCGGTATTGACATCCGGCAGGTGGGCGCTGCATTACCCCGTGACCTGGCCTTTATTGATCAGCAGGGTCGGTCGGTACGCGTGGGCGATTTGTTGGATAAACGACCGTTACTGTTGGTCCCGGTGTATTTCCGTTGCCCCAATGTGTGCGGCGCGGCGTTGTCGAACCTGTTCAGTCAGTTGGCCAACGTGCCTTACACATTGGGCGCGGATTATCAGGTCATCGCCTTCAGCTTCGACCCCCGTGAACACGACGATGCGGCGCGGGAAGAACTGGCCAAGCTGGTCAGCCACTGGCCCAAACTGGCGCATGACCCGGCGTTGCATCTGCTCACTGGAACCGCTGACAACAGCGCGGCGTTGGCCAGGGCATTGGGCTTTGGTTTCCGCTTCGATGATGTCCAACAGCAATACGCCCACAGTTCAGCGGTGGCGGCAATCACTGGCGATGGTCGCCTGTCGCGCTGGCTGTATGGCTTGGGTTATCAAGCCAGCGACGTGCGCCTGGCGTTGACCGAAGCCGGGCAGGGGCGGCTCGGTGCGGTTACAGAGCAGCTGTTGTTGCTGTGTTATCACTACGACCCGAGCAGTGGCCTGTACAGCAGCCGAATCATTTTTTTGCTGCAAATTGCCGGTAGCGGTCTGGTGCTGGTCATGGGGCTGTTCATTGGCGGCTCTTTGCTGGGCGAGCGTAAGCGCCGCCGTCTACAGCCAGAGGCGCGGCCCAATGATTAA